A single genomic interval of Eurosta solidaginis isolate ZX-2024a chromosome 3, ASM4086904v1, whole genome shotgun sequence harbors:
- the LOC137246923 gene encoding glutathione S-transferase 1-1-like, whose product MCKLILYGMEVSPPTRAVILTLKALNVPFEFKIVDLFANEQHTPEFRCINSEGTVPVIDDNGHIVTDSHAINCYLANKYGKDEGDSLYPRDPMKRSVVDQRLYYDMGVAFERILRATARPILQENNYEIPQYKIDNIASVYETVNNFLRHKPYVAGVHLTIADFSLITTIISMAVFLEIDTSKYPKLSTWMKNLEKLPYFKEANSKGAVEFSDYMKARNLKIVP is encoded by the coding sequence ATGTGCAAACTTATCTTGTATGGTATGGAAGTCAGTCCACCGACGCGCGCCGTAATTTTAACACTGAAAGCTTTAAATGTTccatttgaatttaaaatagttgaTTTATTTGCTAACGAACAACACACCCCAGAATTCCGTTGCATTAACAGTGAAGGCACAGTACCGGTGATAGATGATAATGGTCATATTGTCACAGATTCTCATGCCATCAATTGCTATTTGGCTAACAAATATGGTAAAGACGAAGGCGATTCGCTCTATCCAAGAGATCCAATGAAACGATCTGTGGTCGATCAACGTTTATACTATGACATGGGTGTGGCTTTCGAACGTATTCTACGTGCTACAGCAAGACCGATTTTACAGGAAAATAACTATGAAATACCTCAATACAAGATCGATAATATTGCTAGTGTTTATGAAACAGTTAATAATTTCTTAAGGCATAAACCCTACGTCGCTGGAGTTCATTTAACCATCGCTGATTTTTCATTGATAACGACGATAATCTCGATGGCGGTGTTTTTGGAAATTGACACTAGCAAATATCCGAAATTATCTACATGGATGAAAAATTTGGAAAAGTTGCCATACTTTAAGGAGGCGAATAGCAAAGGAGCTGTGGAATTTTCCGATTATATGAAGGCTAGGAATCTGAAAATTGTACCGTGa